A genomic segment from Syntrophotalea acetylenivorans encodes:
- the rplA gene encoding 50S ribosomal protein L1: MSIGKFQKEAKAKVDRSRNYPVEEALALVKDAAYAKFDETVEIAVRLGVDPRKADQMVRGAVVLPNGLGKTVRVLVFAKGEKALEAKEAGADYVGGDDLVEKIQGGWFDFDTAIATPDMMGVVGKIGRLLGPRSLMPNPKVGTVTFEVGKAVEEAKSGKVSYRVEKAGIVQAPLGKVSFEADKLQENLVALMDALVKAKPSSAKGTYLKKVTVSSTMGPGINIDAPALQALIK, from the coding sequence ATGTCTATAGGAAAGTTTCAAAAAGAAGCCAAGGCCAAGGTTGACCGGAGCCGCAACTATCCTGTTGAAGAGGCGCTGGCGCTGGTCAAAGATGCTGCTTACGCTAAGTTTGACGAAACCGTAGAGATTGCCGTGCGCTTGGGCGTTGACCCGCGTAAGGCCGATCAGATGGTTCGTGGTGCGGTTGTACTGCCGAATGGTCTAGGTAAAACGGTTCGCGTTTTGGTTTTTGCCAAAGGCGAAAAAGCTCTCGAAGCCAAAGAAGCTGGTGCCGATTACGTCGGCGGTGACGATTTGGTCGAAAAAATTCAGGGTGGTTGGTTCGACTTTGATACGGCCATTGCTACCCCTGACATGATGGGCGTAGTTGGTAAGATCGGTCGTTTGCTCGGGCCTCGTAGCCTGATGCCTAACCCGAAGGTGGGAACCGTTACTTTCGAAGTCGGTAAAGCGGTAGAAGAAGCCAAGTCCGGTAAGGTGTCCTATCGTGTAGAGAAGGCTGGCATTGTGCAGGCTCCTCTTGGCAAGGTTTCCTTTGAAGCGGATAAATTGCAGGAAAATCTTGTCGCCCTGATGGATGCGCTGGTCAAGGCCAAGCCCTCTTCCGCCAAAGGTACTTACCTGAAAAAAGTAACTGTTTCGAGCACTATGGGGCCTGGAATCAATATCGACGCTCCCGCTCTGCAGGCTCTGATTAAATAA
- the rplK gene encoding 50S ribosomal protein L11 — translation MAKKIIGMIKLQIPAGKANPSPPVGPALGQHGVNIMEFCKAFNAKTQSQDGMIIPVVITVFADRSFSFITKTPPAAVLLLKAAKLEKGSGVPNKDKVGKVTKDQVREIAEIKMPDLNAFDIDAAMRTIEGTARSMGLEVI, via the coding sequence ATGGCCAAGAAGATAATAGGAATGATAAAGCTTCAGATTCCTGCCGGCAAAGCGAATCCCTCGCCTCCGGTTGGTCCCGCGCTCGGTCAGCACGGGGTCAATATCATGGAATTCTGTAAGGCGTTCAACGCTAAGACCCAGAGCCAGGACGGGATGATCATTCCGGTTGTCATCACGGTCTTTGCTGATCGGTCCTTTTCGTTTATCACCAAGACCCCGCCTGCTGCTGTGCTGCTGCTTAAGGCCGCCAAGCTGGAAAAGGGTTCCGGCGTCCCTAATAAGGACAAAGTTGGCAAGGTGACCAAAGATCAGGTGCGCGAGATTGCTGAGATAAAAATGCCCGATCTTAATGCCTTCGACATCGATGCAGCTATGCGGACCATTGAGGGAACCGCCCGCAGCATGGGCCTGGAAGTCATCTAA
- the nusG gene encoding transcription termination/antitermination protein NusG, whose amino-acid sequence MTMKWYGVHTYSGYENKVKLSLEERIRSLNVEEYFGEVLIPSETVVELKKGERKTSTRKFFPGYILVQMELNDETWHVVKDTPKVTGFVGGGTVPATIPDEDVAKITARMEEDVERPKPKVAFEVGETVRVVDGPFLNFTGVVEDVKPDKAKLKVMVSIFGRVTPVELEFIQVEKTS is encoded by the coding sequence GTGGTATGGCGTACATACCTATTCGGGTTACGAAAACAAGGTCAAGCTGTCCTTGGAAGAGCGCATCCGCTCGCTGAATGTCGAAGAATATTTCGGTGAAGTGCTGATTCCCTCCGAGACGGTTGTTGAACTGAAGAAGGGCGAACGTAAAACTTCGACGCGGAAATTCTTTCCCGGTTATATTCTGGTGCAGATGGAGTTGAACGACGAAACCTGGCATGTTGTGAAAGATACGCCCAAGGTTACCGGTTTTGTCGGCGGCGGCACTGTGCCAGCTACTATTCCGGATGAGGATGTGGCCAAGATTACCGCCCGCATGGAAGAGGACGTTGAACGGCCCAAGCCGAAGGTGGCTTTTGAGGTCGGAGAGACTGTCCGGGTTGTTGATGGTCCGTTCCTGAATTTCACCGGGGTCGTTGAAGATGTTAAGCCTGACAAGGCCAAGCTGAAGGTTATGGTCAGCATTTTTGGTCGGGTTACCCCTGTCGAACTCGAATTTATTCAGGTAGAAAAGACCAGTTAA